A DNA window from Holosporales bacterium contains the following coding sequences:
- a CDS encoding SIS domain-containing protein, translated as MSGCCSKNPPISKIFLQGLIQVIDQVDVSAIEALVDELLSLRECSGRLFVLGVGGSAASASHAVCDFRKLCGIEAYAATDNIAELSARTNDEGWDSVFCEWLKVSKLSTKDALLIFSVGGGSLEKNVSVNLVRAIDLAKETGAKVFGIVGRDGGYTKIKGDCVVLTPNTDSGMVTPYTEAFHGIIWHCLVSHPKLQLNKTKW; from the coding sequence ATGAGTGGTTGCTGCAGTAAAAATCCTCCTATCTCTAAGATTTTTTTGCAAGGACTTATTCAGGTAATTGATCAGGTTGATGTATCTGCTATAGAGGCCCTAGTCGATGAATTACTGAGCCTGCGAGAATGTAGCGGGAGGCTGTTTGTTCTTGGGGTTGGTGGAAGCGCAGCCAGTGCATCGCATGCCGTATGTGACTTTAGGAAATTGTGTGGTATCGAGGCCTATGCTGCCACGGATAATATTGCTGAGCTTAGTGCAAGGACAAACGATGAAGGTTGGGATAGTGTTTTCTGCGAATGGCTTAAAGTCAGCAAATTATCCACTAAAGACGCTTTATTAATATTTTCAGTGGGCGGAGGATCGCTAGAAAAGAATGTAAGTGTTAATTTAGTCCGGGCAATTGATTTAGCCAAAGAAACAGGGGCCAAAGTATTTGGGATAGTCGGTCGAGACGGCGGCTATACCAAAATTAAGGGAGATTGCGTAGTGTTAACTCCTAATACAGACTCCGGCATGGTAACACCCTATACAGAGGCATTTCATGGCATTATATGGCACTGCCTCGTAAGTCATCCAAAGCTGCAGTTAAATAAAACTAAATGGTAA